The Amphiprion ocellaris isolate individual 3 ecotype Okinawa chromosome 6, ASM2253959v1, whole genome shotgun sequence genome contains a region encoding:
- the adgra2 gene encoding adhesion G protein-coupled receptor A2 has product MTGGGGAAEVRSSRRTMFASGVGIPLLPGRLVLMLLLLCATEPRLSQACPGLLASTSGCSCTDDRSKAHGVQAVGRRVSCSKEELTELPDASLLPNRTVTLILSHNKIRVLKNGSFFGLYALEKLDLKHNLISTIMPGAFQGLSEVRKLDLSNNRIGCLTADMFQGLTNLTKLNLSGNIISTLDPGVFDELPSLKQVNFNSDYLSCDCGLRWVPGFFQSSPARLGDETLCAYPRSLRGKPLRGLKAGQLSCDGPLELHTLSLLPSQRQVVFKGDRLPFHCTAALVDKMTTLHWRHNGQLVTSDPEMGVQLENSVLHDCTFITSELILFNVHVEASGEWECVVSTGRGNTSRTVEIVVLENSASFCPEDKVVNNRGEFRWPRTLAGITSHQYCLQLRYPSLSVEGGMEQKKASRYCDRSGKWQDGDYSNCHYTNGITRVLHTFILRPINASNAVTVAHQVRTYTLEAAGFTDSVDVMYVAQIMEKFMEYVRQLRELSEVMVEMGSNLMQVDDQILALAQREKRACSSIVYSLETLAWPQLHSHAQDFSMVSKNIVMEAHLIRPAHFTGITCTAYQRREVPTGNPNMEKPDSTHEQQLHFRCSTGTHNTSLNNFPLKNSVALASVTLPASLFPPDATADCKLQFVAFRTGSFFPLSGNMSNTVEHPRRRSVNTPVIFVGLDGCSMWNYSEPVWVSLRHLSPGTDAVAAQWSLKGLEKQGGWSQEGCKLVRSDSSTSTMCCSLLSNYAVLQEVPDFPNPAPISVRVLHPVVYACTALLLLCLFTIIITHILHHSSIHISRKSWHTLLNTCFHIAMTTAIYAGGISLTSYPVVCQAVGIALHYSSLSTLLWIGVSARVIYKETVWRMPRQPEGEPPAPPTQRPMLRFYLIADGVPLIICGITAAVNVNNYGDNSPYCWLVWRSSLGSFFVPAGLVVLVTWIYFLCTVFRLRHRVAKECTGTTLSSPVTETHPALAGSSSLLSTDSAVGPINPVVPPEDQYSLKTQFSVLVATHFLFVILWCCGAMAMWLTGHTSLLFSSLYGMVAIVLGVFLVVHHCFRRLDVQASWLACCPGYRRSHPMSTYTHTCTTGSGVQTSEQGSQLFINCHPPGDSHNSSSARSSSTPSGISSVGPGPCKLTNLLQVGQDNSNNTSRVPTGNNTSTSTDNITKQTNNILPTINSAAPVHPQRRKVSGRTKQGSNQYYHRSEGRGHYRLKALRTAAGGGSLGALGPAGLEHFSSSHAVYKQATSENGSIHHSLSENQASTLTNGKRVGESVATSPSEGSDGGSSGSRKPFPLLPSMASRAAMHGAQRRCASRDNLKLAACAERDTKRCSYPLNSVTTTVPGAAAPNGTLKNSVLELEQDMSGTDQSHSSVGMKSGLWKSETTV; this is encoded by the exons GGATCTCAAGCACAACTTAATCAGCACCATCATGCCCGGAGCCTTCCAAGGCCTGTCTGAGGTTCGGAAACT GGACCTTTCCAACAACCGCATTGGCTGTCTGACTGCAGACATGTTCCAGGGTCTGACCAATCTCACTAAATT GAACCTCTCTGGCAACATCATATCGACCCTGGATCCAGGAGTGTTTGATGAGCTGCCGTCCCTCAAACAAGT GAACTTCAATTCAGACTACCTGTCATGTGACTGCGGGTTGCGTTGGGTCCCGGGCTTCTTTCAAAGCAGCCCGGCTCGGTTGGGGGATGAAACCCTGTGTGCCTACCCTAGGAGCCTGAGGGGAAAGCCTCTGCGTGGACTGAAAGCTGGCCAGCTGAGCTGTG ACGGCCCTCTGGAGCTGCACACCCTGTCCCTGCTGCCGTCCCAGCGTCAGGTGGTCTTCAAAGGTGATCGGCTGCCATTCCACTGTACGGCAGCGCTGGTGGACAAGATGACCACCTTACACTGGCGTCACAATGGTCAGCTGGTGACCTCAGACCCAGAAATGGGCGTCCAGCTGGAGAACAGCGTGCTGCATGACTGCACCTTCATCACCAG TGAACTTATTCTATTCAACGTACATGTGGAGGCCAGTGGAGAGTGGGAGTGTGTGGTTTCTACTGGGCGGGGCAATACCTCTCGCACTGTTGAGATAGTGGTGCTGGAGAACAGCGCCTCCTTCTGCCCAGAAGATAAAGTTGTCAACAACCGTGGGGAGTTCAG GTGGCCAAGAACTCTAGCAGGCATCACCTCCCATCAGTACTGCCTGCAGCTGCGTTACCCCTCGCTCTCTGTCGAAGGGGGTATGGAGCAGAAAAAAGCCTCTCGATACTGCGACCGCTCAGGAAAGTGGCAAGACGGTGACTACTCAAACTGCCACTACACCAACGGCATCACCCGTGTGCTGCATACCTTCATTCTG AGGCCCATTAATGCATCCAATGCTGTCACCGTGGCTCATCAAGTGCGCACGTACACCCTGGAGGCTGCAGGCTTCACTGACTCAGTAGATGTGATGTATGTGGCGCAAATTATGGAAAAGTTCATGGAATATGTCAGACAGCTGAGAGAG TTGTCAGAGGTGATGGTAGAGATGGGCAGTAACCTGATGCAGGTGGATGATCAGATCCTCGCTCTCGcccagagagagaagagagccTGCAGCTCCATCGTCTACTCTCTGGAGACACTGGCCTGGCCTCAGCTACACAGTCATGCTCAAGACTTCTCCATG GTGTCTAAGAACATTGTGATGGAGGCCCACCTAATTCGACCTGCCCACTTCACTGGTATAACCTGCACTGCATATCAGCGTCGCGAGGTGCCGACAGGTAACCCGAACATGGAAAAGCCAGATTCTACCCATGAACAACAGCTTCATTTCCGCTGCAGCACTGGCACCCATAACACCTCCCTCAACAATTTTCCCTTAAAG AACTCTGTAGCCTTGGCCTCGGTGACTCTTCCCGCTAGTCTGTTTCCTCCTGATGCGACTGCAGACTGTAAACTGCAGTTTGTGGCCTTCAGAACAGGCAGCTTTTTCCCTTTGTCAGGGAACATGAGCAACACTGTAGAGCACCCCCGCAGACGCAGTGTCAACACTCCAGTCATATTTGTAGGACTAG ACGGCTGCAGTATGTGGAACTACTCAGAGCCAGTCTGGGTGTCGCTGCGCCACTTGTCCCCTGGTACTGATGCTGTGGCAGCCCAGTGGAGCCTGAAGGGCCTGGAGAAGCAGGGAGGCTGGAGCCAGGAGGGCTGTAAGCTGGTTCGTAGTGACAGCAGCACCTCCACCATGTGCTGCTCACTGCTTAGCAACTATGCTGTGCTGCAG GAGGTGCCTGACTTCCCCAACCCTGCACCCATCTCTGTGAGGGTGCTCCACCCTGTGGTCTACGCCTGCACTGCGCTGCTCCTGCTTTGCCtcttcaccatcatcatcactcaTATACTACACCACAG TTCGATTCATATATCAAGAAAAAGTTGGCACACATTGCTGAACACCTGCTTCCACATCGCCATGACAACAGCGATCTACGCAGGAGGTATAAGTCTGACCAGCTATCCAGTGGTTTGTCAAGCA GTGGGCATCGCCCTGCATTACTCCTCGCTGTCCACTCTGCTCTGGATCGGAGTCAGTGCCAGGGTCATTTACAAAGAGACTGTGTGGAGAATGCCTCGGCAGCCGGAGGGAGAGCCTCCTGCTCCACCTACACAGAGACCTATGCTCAG GTTCTATTTGATAGCTGATGGAGTTCCTCTTATCATTTGTGGGATCACCGCGGCCGTCAACGTCAACAACTACGGAGACAACAGCCCTTA CTGCTGGCTGGTTTGGCGCTCCAGCCTGGGGTCTTTCTTTGTCCCTGCTGGCCTAGTGGTGTTGGTGACCTGGATCTATTTCCTGTGCACTGTGTTTCGCCTGAGGCACCGTGTGGCCAAAGAATGCACAGGAACCACCCTGTCCTCTCCGGTGACCGAGACCCATCCTGCGCTGGCAGGAAGCAGCAGCCTGCTCTCCACAGACTCAGCAGTGGGACCAATAAACCCTGTTGTGCCTCCAGAGGACCAGTACTCGCTGAAGACACAGTTCTCTGTGCTGGTGGCCACCCACTTCTTGTTTGTGATTCTGTGGTGTTGTGGAGCCATGGCCATGTGGCTAACAGGCCACACTAGCTTGTTGTTCAGTAGCTTGTATGGGATGGTTGCCATAGTTTTGGGGGTGTTTCTGGTGGTGCACCACTGCTTCCGACGGCTGGATGTGCAGGCCTCGTGGCTGGCCTGTTGTCCAGGATATCGCCGCTCACATCCCATGTCTACTTACACGCACACCTGCACCACCGGGAGTGGAGTGCAGACTTCAGAGCAGGGATCCCAGCTGTTCATTAACTGCCATCCGCCCGGCGACTCTCACAACTCCTCATCAGCCAGGTCGTCCTCCACACCAAGTGGCATCAGCAGTGTGGGCCCTGGGCCTTGCAAGCTCACCAATCTGCTGCAGGTGGGACAAGACAATTCAAACAACACTTCACGTGTCCCTACAGGCAACAACACAAGCACCAGTACTGACAACATCaccaagcaaacaaacaatattCTGCCCACTATTAACTCTGCAGCCCCAGTACATCCTCAGAGGAGGAAAGTGAGCGGCAGAACTAAACAAGGGAGCAATCAGTATTATCATCGGAGCGAGGGGAGAGGTCACTATCGCCTCAAAGCTCTAAGAACTGCTGCAGGCGGGGGCAGCCTTGGAGCTTTAGGCCCCGCAGGTTTAGAGCACTTCAGCTCCTCACATGCTGTTTACAAACAGGCTACAAGTGAGAACGGCAGCATCCACCACAGCCTCTCAGAGAACCAGGCCAGCACACTCACAAACGGGAAGCGTGTGGGAGAGTCGGTCGCCACCAGCCCCTCGGAGGGAAGCGATGGGGGCAGCAGCGGGAGCCGGAAACCTTTCCCCCTGCTGCCCTCTATGGCCAGCAGAGCGGCCATGCACGGTGCTCAGAGACGATGCGCCAGCAGAGACAATTTGAAATTGGCAGCATGTGCAGAGCGAGACACTAAGCGCTGCTCCTACCCTTTGAACAGTGTCACCACCACTGTGCCGGGGGCCGCCGCCCCAAATGGCACCTTGAAAAACTCAGTGCTGGAGCTGGAGCAGGACATGAGCGGCACAGACCAATCCCATAGCTCTGTTGGAATGAAGAGTGGTTTATGGAAAAGCGAAACCACAGTGTAA